One genomic region from Metallosphaera tengchongensis encodes:
- a CDS encoding nucleotidyltransferase family protein has translation MKWSPEEIKVIIPIGGEATRMRPLTVETSKATVRLLNRPLLEFPILELAKQGVKEFIFGVKGYVNYKSIFDTFKEGIGFSARYRIKPRVHFKYQPRVDSIGNADSVRINMDYYRIDGITLVIQGDNLIKLNLQDLIDYHLSRGSLMTIVLKKWKDVREFGVADLGEDMRIRRFVEKPKEGEAPSNLINTGVYVLSPKIRDIFNSEEVNSMREEGRMDFGKDIIPYLISKGYPVYGYVTESLWFDVGTPDRYLDAMRVLLENLEEKEMGGKRMDQIKRIFVQGTSPDSIRRRNVIATKYRRGKLKIEGSVLIGRHCQIGNNVYIENSTIDNFSIVRNDVKIVGSAVMDRSYIGEGVIIENSVISRHVEIRGGAKIVGSVIGDNVLIDANTEIVNSKIYPHKIINANSKIHDTVLT, from the coding sequence ATGAAGTGGTCCCCAGAAGAAATTAAGGTGATTATCCCCATAGGGGGAGAAGCCACTAGAATGCGACCTCTGACGGTTGAGACATCGAAGGCGACTGTAAGGCTTCTAAATAGACCTCTGTTAGAGTTTCCTATCTTAGAATTAGCTAAACAGGGAGTGAAGGAGTTTATATTTGGAGTGAAAGGTTATGTGAATTACAAGTCAATCTTTGACACCTTTAAGGAGGGAATAGGATTCTCAGCTAGGTACCGGATAAAACCAAGGGTTCATTTCAAGTATCAACCGAGGGTTGACAGCATAGGAAATGCAGATTCCGTAAGGATTAACATGGACTATTACAGAATTGACGGTATTACTCTCGTCATCCAAGGGGACAACCTGATAAAGCTGAACCTTCAAGACCTTATCGATTACCATCTGTCTAGGGGTTCCCTAATGACGATTGTGTTGAAAAAGTGGAAGGATGTCAGGGAGTTTGGGGTGGCTGACCTGGGAGAAGACATGAGGATTAGGAGGTTTGTGGAGAAACCGAAGGAGGGAGAGGCTCCGTCCAATTTGATAAACACTGGAGTTTACGTTCTCTCTCCCAAGATCAGGGATATATTCAACAGTGAGGAAGTAAACTCAATGAGAGAGGAGGGGAGGATGGACTTCGGAAAGGATATAATCCCCTACTTGATATCCAAGGGCTACCCAGTTTACGGTTACGTTACTGAGTCTCTGTGGTTTGATGTGGGTACTCCGGATAGGTACCTTGACGCCATGAGGGTTCTTCTTGAAAACCTGGAGGAGAAAGAGATGGGTGGCAAAAGGATGGATCAGATAAAGAGAATCTTTGTGCAAGGAACTAGCCCTGATTCCATAAGGAGAAGGAACGTCATCGCTACGAAATACAGGAGGGGGAAGCTAAAGATAGAGGGTAGCGTATTGATAGGGAGGCATTGCCAAATAGGTAATAACGTTTACATTGAGAATTCCACCATTGACAACTTCTCCATTGTAAGGAACGACGTAAAAATTGTAGGAAGCGCGGTAATGGATAGATCGTACATTGGGGAGGGAGTAATAATTGAAAATTCTGTCATCTCCAGGCATGTTGAGATTAGAGGAGGAGCTAAAATAGTAGGAAGCGTTATAGGGGACAACGTACTTATAGATGCTAACACTGAGATCGTGAACTCCAAGATTTACCCACATAAGATCATAAACGCAAATAGCAAGATTCATGACACGGTATTAACCTAG
- a CDS encoding glycoside hydrolase family 57 protein has protein sequence MTTKIIMGFEVHQPFRIRKDAFWNPRFTGTPEEKYFDNRLNREIFERVKQKCYIPATNIILEEIEAGEEEGREVKFFFSTSGTLLEQAERWGKDFLDLLQLLSSTKRVEFLAQTYYHSISSLWEDKTEWREQVRTQMETVRSLLHYSPVTFENTELLINQVIAEEAEKMGFKGIMMEGKEQVLKGRSPNYVYRRKGGRISVLPRNYVLSDDIAFRFSNVKWDQYPLTAEKFSSWVKSSPGQLVTLFVDYETFGEHQWRESGILDFLRWLPRELYRAGVDMNLPREVEDSPYYDLDIEGISSWADIRKDHSSWLGNIMQWAYDEAVRRCEMPSKELGRDYLKTWRYFTTSDNYYYLFTEGGGPGEVHSYFNAYNSPIDAFLNEFYAVNSFLHEELTTLGVKNDPFFFYKEGRRVNVAWNENEFKEIIKRDETLKDHIKYLKEWLGSEKN, from the coding sequence ATGACGACCAAGATCATTATGGGATTTGAAGTTCACCAGCCCTTTAGGATAAGAAAGGACGCCTTTTGGAACCCGAGGTTTACTGGTACGCCAGAGGAAAAGTACTTTGATAACAGGCTGAACAGAGAGATATTCGAGAGGGTAAAACAAAAGTGCTACATTCCTGCCACGAACATTATCCTTGAAGAAATAGAGGCAGGGGAGGAAGAGGGGAGGGAGGTTAAGTTCTTCTTCTCGACGTCTGGAACACTTTTGGAGCAGGCCGAGAGGTGGGGAAAGGACTTTCTAGACCTTCTACAGCTTCTGTCTTCCACCAAGAGGGTCGAGTTTCTAGCCCAAACCTATTATCATTCCATTTCTTCGCTATGGGAGGACAAAACAGAGTGGAGAGAGCAAGTTAGGACGCAAATGGAAACTGTAAGGTCTCTACTTCACTACTCTCCCGTTACCTTTGAGAACACAGAACTTCTCATCAATCAGGTCATTGCGGAGGAAGCCGAGAAAATGGGATTCAAAGGCATTATGATGGAGGGCAAGGAGCAAGTGCTTAAGGGAAGGAGTCCCAACTACGTATATAGGAGGAAAGGGGGAAGAATCTCTGTCCTCCCTAGAAATTACGTCCTTAGTGATGACATTGCATTTAGGTTCTCAAACGTAAAGTGGGATCAATACCCCCTGACTGCTGAGAAGTTCTCATCCTGGGTCAAGTCGTCTCCAGGTCAGCTAGTTACCCTTTTCGTGGACTATGAAACCTTCGGAGAGCATCAGTGGAGGGAGTCCGGGATCTTGGACTTCTTGAGGTGGTTACCCAGGGAGCTATACAGAGCTGGAGTAGATATGAACCTACCCAGGGAGGTTGAGGACAGCCCATATTACGATTTAGATATTGAGGGGATCTCTTCTTGGGCTGACATAAGGAAAGACCACTCCAGTTGGCTTGGAAATATCATGCAGTGGGCATATGATGAGGCTGTAAGGAGGTGCGAAATGCCATCTAAGGAACTCGGTAGAGACTATCTAAAGACCTGGAGGTACTTCACGACCAGCGACAATTATTACTACCTTTTTACTGAGGGTGGAGGACCAGGAGAGGTTCACTCGTACTTCAACGCATATAATTCTCCCATTGACGCCTTCCTCAACGAGTTTTATGCTGTAAACTCGTTCCTTCATGAGGAATTAACTACCCTTGGAGTTAAGAACGACCCATTCTTCTTCTACAAGGAGGGGAGGAGAGTTAACGTAGCCTGGAACGAGAACGAGTTTAAGGAAATTATAAAGAGGGATGAAACCCTTAAGGATCACATCAAGTATCTGAAGGAGTGGTTAGGCAGTGAGAAGAATTGA
- a CDS encoding glycosyltransferase has protein sequence MRRIESLWIPDSLESVWMIAFEMKGITTSGGLGAAVYALSTSLVKKGVKVSVIMPSHGRHMDIMYRSRLKLRELPTSVSGTRRGMDGNVYPFNLGFELGEMDGVEIIMVKGMDYQTGRIMDSWNVYENSMEKSALLARAMDHLVSTLKLENVPSLIHAHDWHAVVPGVKAKMSLEERRVIVPLVYTVHLLNKVGAPWHYASEEWSGLVNCNHYVWMISKHVLRQTSSLWDMCEGKIERFGFYEADLITTVSRSYLIYDLIPFAGNFTENKSCVIYNGTDWDINQVREYANKFMGTDNRAQLRATLFSSIRNNRFVPNDYNTGNMLWNNRQRLGIRDDWSYEPLERGQLVLFAGRLVYQKGVDLLTRAFRGVVEKIPDARLVILGIPSDDYGLLQDLIDRASELKDNVRIFALSSIEPNLFKLWHYAASVAVMPSRWEPFGITAIEAMAVGTPVVASAVGGLTEIVDDVRSNEMGNGLLAEKENIESIKNALVDAVALSKMGETGENGLLNLISPNVKEKSWDKVRENAVKKVDSRFRWSAISDQAMECYSRAMTMAKYRASAYM, from the coding sequence GTGAGAAGAATTGAATCGTTATGGATACCGGACTCCCTGGAAAGCGTGTGGATGATCGCCTTCGAAATGAAAGGAATAACGACGTCCGGCGGTCTCGGTGCGGCAGTTTACGCCCTTAGTACTTCGTTGGTGAAGAAAGGGGTGAAGGTCTCGGTCATAATGCCCTCTCACGGTAGGCATATGGACATAATGTACAGATCTAGGCTAAAGCTGAGAGAACTGCCCACTTCAGTCAGTGGGACGAGGAGAGGTATGGACGGTAATGTGTACCCTTTCAACTTAGGGTTCGAACTGGGAGAAATGGACGGTGTAGAAATCATAATGGTTAAGGGTATGGATTACCAGACAGGACGGATAATGGATTCCTGGAACGTGTATGAGAACTCAATGGAGAAGTCGGCGTTGCTGGCTAGGGCTATGGATCATTTGGTCTCTACCCTGAAACTGGAAAACGTGCCCTCGCTGATCCATGCCCACGACTGGCATGCCGTTGTCCCTGGAGTTAAGGCAAAGATGAGCCTGGAAGAGAGGAGGGTAATAGTTCCCTTAGTTTATACCGTTCATCTCTTGAACAAGGTGGGTGCCCCTTGGCATTACGCTTCAGAGGAGTGGTCCGGACTAGTTAACTGTAACCACTACGTGTGGATGATTTCAAAGCACGTGTTGAGGCAGACGTCAAGCCTTTGGGACATGTGTGAAGGAAAGATAGAGAGGTTCGGCTTCTACGAAGCTGATCTCATTACCACAGTTAGTAGGAGTTACCTCATTTACGACTTAATACCTTTTGCAGGTAACTTCACTGAAAATAAGTCCTGCGTTATCTATAACGGAACAGATTGGGACATTAACCAGGTCAGAGAGTACGCTAACAAATTCATGGGTACAGATAATAGAGCTCAACTAAGGGCTACGTTATTCTCTTCAATAAGAAATAATAGATTCGTCCCTAACGACTATAACACTGGGAACATGTTGTGGAACAACAGACAGAGACTTGGGATAAGGGATGATTGGAGCTACGAACCTTTGGAGAGAGGGCAACTTGTCCTTTTTGCAGGTAGGCTCGTATACCAAAAGGGGGTGGACCTTTTAACAAGAGCGTTCCGGGGAGTGGTTGAGAAGATCCCTGATGCAAGGTTAGTCATCTTGGGGATCCCGTCTGACGATTACGGGCTTCTCCAGGATCTAATTGATCGAGCTTCAGAGTTGAAGGACAACGTGAGGATATTTGCCCTAAGCTCCATTGAGCCAAACCTGTTCAAACTATGGCATTACGCAGCTTCAGTCGCGGTCATGCCCTCTCGATGGGAACCATTTGGAATAACAGCAATTGAAGCCATGGCTGTTGGAACCCCAGTGGTCGCTTCTGCCGTGGGAGGACTTACAGAAATAGTGGACGACGTCAGGTCAAACGAGATGGGTAACGGGCTTCTTGCAGAGAAAGAGAACATAGAATCCATAAAGAACGCCCTCGTGGATGCTGTAGCGCTCTCCAAGATGGGTGAAACAGGAGAGAACGGGTTACTAAACTTGATCTCGCCAAATGTTAAGGAAAAGTCCTGGGATAAAGTAAGGGAAAATGCCGTAAAGAAGGTCGACTCTAGATTCAGGTGGTCAGCCATATCAGATCAAGCTATGGAGTGCTACTCTAGGGCAATGACTATGGCCAAGTATAGGGCATCTGCCTACATGTGA
- a CDS encoding MoaD/ThiS family protein, which translates to MKVLVYLPRDKKERTIELDKELTVRALVKKLGLTVQGSVVLRDGVPLLEDEVVKDGDRLTVFQTASGG; encoded by the coding sequence GTGAAGGTACTGGTTTATCTTCCTAGGGACAAAAAGGAGAGGACTATTGAGCTGGACAAGGAGCTCACAGTGAGAGCGTTGGTAAAGAAACTGGGGCTAACAGTTCAGGGCAGCGTGGTACTTAGGGACGGAGTTCCATTGCTTGAAGACGAAGTAGTAAAGGACGGAGATAGGCTGACGGTATTTCAAACTGCATCAGGTGGATAG
- a CDS encoding FAD-dependent oxidoreductase, producing MDVSVVGGGIVGLMSAYFLSEEADVTLYDPDPGSYSVHAAGLIEPYRFDKINTTSMLAKMVKYMRRGVTEVRQVNKLWLRELLLSLNKEPPPDAWNIMREMAEFSLKFYKEMASERNDFGYREDGLLELYTSKEQLEQGAKEERSSPFRPKHEIVDVPGFAGGIFFPELSRIETEKFVRRILHELEFRKVRIIKKRASLDLQKGKVDGKESDVIVVSNGIWMNQIFPMPLTAFKGYGYWIQGESKIDKAFVTVDEGVAVSPLSDHVKVTGGFSADFSDNWRGDFVLEKVSNFVKINKIIEKSMGFRPCSPDGFPILGRKGKIVIATGACRLGWSYGPAMGLHSTELALGKAKNHPYLSRLVERYITIPS from the coding sequence TTGGACGTAAGCGTTGTAGGTGGCGGAATAGTTGGTCTAATGTCAGCTTACTTCTTGTCTGAAGAGGCTGACGTAACCCTATATGATCCTGACCCTGGATCTTACTCCGTCCATGCCGCTGGGCTCATAGAGCCTTACAGGTTTGACAAAATCAACACAACTTCTATGCTCGCGAAAATGGTAAAGTACATGAGGAGAGGGGTCACAGAGGTTAGACAGGTGAACAAACTATGGCTAAGGGAGCTACTCTTGTCTCTGAACAAAGAACCTCCTCCAGACGCTTGGAATATCATGAGGGAGATGGCTGAGTTTTCTCTAAAGTTTTACAAGGAAATGGCCAGTGAAAGAAACGACTTTGGTTACAGGGAAGATGGGTTGCTGGAGCTCTATACAAGTAAAGAACAGCTGGAGCAGGGAGCCAAGGAGGAGAGATCTAGCCCTTTTCGCCCCAAGCACGAGATAGTGGACGTCCCTGGGTTTGCAGGGGGGATATTCTTCCCTGAACTAAGTAGGATTGAGACAGAGAAATTCGTGAGGAGGATTCTCCATGAGTTGGAATTCAGGAAAGTGAGGATAATTAAAAAGCGGGCTTCCCTGGATCTGCAAAAAGGCAAAGTAGATGGGAAAGAAAGCGACGTGATCGTGGTATCCAACGGGATCTGGATGAACCAAATTTTCCCTATGCCCCTAACTGCGTTTAAGGGATATGGCTATTGGATTCAAGGGGAGTCCAAGATCGATAAGGCCTTCGTCACGGTAGATGAAGGAGTTGCGGTCTCCCCATTGTCAGATCACGTGAAGGTCACTGGGGGATTCTCAGCCGACTTCAGCGACAACTGGAGAGGAGACTTTGTTCTCGAAAAAGTTTCAAATTTCGTTAAAATAAATAAAATAATAGAGAAGAGTATGGGGTTTAGACCGTGTTCTCCCGATGGGTTTCCTATCCTTGGAAGAAAGGGGAAGATAGTTATTGCTACCGGAGCATGCAGACTGGGTTGGAGTTACGGACCTGCAATGGGACTTCATTCAACTGAACTGGCCTTAGGAAAAGCGAAGAATCACCCCTATCTTTCTAGGTTAGTAGAAAGATACATAACAATTCCGAGTTGA
- a CDS encoding DNA replication complex GINS family protein, which yields MLTVKYKALKRLVRAKKKKVDVIDDGITIDLGHEEVKLIKGSQAEIPIWLTEILEQEGYVSPSPISIEEISKYLYQEKQNSTVPGSLVQLPWDFYMRAKATLSELTKGKSIQEVERLNKISYMINEVVRIRLRKIIQLASLNVGDQTILSKLTPEENLIFLELKKNLEIINGDIGGNTIG from the coding sequence TTGCTCACTGTTAAGTATAAGGCTTTGAAGAGGCTAGTGAGAGCTAAGAAAAAAAAGGTGGACGTTATCGATGACGGAATTACCATTGATCTGGGGCATGAAGAGGTCAAATTGATCAAGGGTAGTCAAGCTGAAATTCCGATCTGGCTCACTGAAATCTTAGAACAAGAGGGTTACGTCTCTCCCTCCCCGATTTCCATTGAAGAGATATCCAAGTACCTGTATCAAGAGAAGCAAAACTCAACAGTACCGGGTTCACTCGTGCAATTACCGTGGGACTTCTACATGAGAGCTAAGGCTACTTTGAGCGAGCTTACAAAGGGTAAAAGTATTCAGGAGGTGGAACGTCTCAACAAAATCTCCTATATGATAAACGAGGTGGTGAGGATTAGACTGAGAAAAATTATACAGCTAGCCAGTCTAAACGTAGGGGACCAAACCATTTTAAGCAAGCTGACCCCAGAGGAGAATTTGATATTTTTAGAGCTTAAGAAGAACTTAGAAATTATCAACGGTGATATTGGTGGAAACACAATCGGTTGA
- the mcm gene encoding minichromosome maintenance protein MCM, translating to MLVETQSVEIVERFEEFLRTRRDESGNLKYVQQINEMIAFRKKSLVVDFNDLYQFDEKLATELINNPLTVLPTLEERIIRVIEGSDPSFVSEVQKVHLRLVNVPKLVELRKIRSSEINKIVAVEGILTKQTPIKERAFRIVLKHVHPECNEEFKWPENEEMEDTIKMPALCPVCGKPGQFDVVPQKAELVDWQRVIIQERPEEVPPGQIPRQLEAVFEDDLVDSARPGDRVRFTGILTIKQDSFLRKGSRSIFDIYLKVMSVEISQKVLDEVEITDEDKKKIQDMAKHPWVREQIISSIAPSIYNHWEIKEAIALALFGGVSRIMEDGTRTRGDIHVLIIGDPGTAKSQILQFAARTSPRSVYTTGKGATAAGLTAAVVREKNSGDYYLEAGALVLADGGVAVIDEIDKMRDEDRVAIHEAMEQQTVSIAKAGILAKLNARATIIAAGNPKFGRYIQERGVAENIDLPPTILSRFDLIFILVDKPGTEDQNLASHILDMHGGKQLRNFISTEDLKKYIAFARKYISPKLNNEAKKLLGDFYVEMRKKSSENPNTPILITPRQLEALIRITEAYARMALKEEAGKDDAERAINIMRIFLERVGIDVESGTLDIDTIMTGKPKSARERMVKIIEIIDQISSEKGCAKLKDVIRESEREGVERGSAEKIIGDMKKSGLIYEVSSECYKKVT from the coding sequence ATATTGGTGGAAACACAATCGGTTGAAATAGTTGAGAGATTCGAGGAGTTCCTTAGGACAAGGAGGGACGAGAGTGGAAACCTGAAGTATGTCCAACAGATTAACGAAATGATAGCCTTTAGGAAGAAGAGCCTTGTAGTGGATTTTAACGACCTGTACCAATTTGACGAGAAGTTGGCTACAGAGCTCATTAATAATCCCCTTACCGTGCTTCCAACCCTTGAGGAGAGGATAATTCGAGTAATAGAGGGCTCAGACCCTAGTTTCGTATCTGAAGTCCAGAAGGTGCACCTACGCCTCGTGAACGTTCCCAAGTTAGTGGAACTAAGGAAAATTAGAAGCAGTGAAATTAACAAGATAGTTGCAGTTGAGGGAATTCTCACCAAACAGACCCCAATAAAGGAGAGGGCTTTCAGAATAGTGTTAAAACATGTGCACCCTGAGTGCAATGAGGAATTCAAGTGGCCAGAAAATGAAGAAATGGAAGATACAATAAAGATGCCTGCCCTTTGTCCGGTGTGTGGAAAACCTGGGCAATTCGACGTAGTACCGCAGAAGGCTGAATTGGTTGACTGGCAAAGGGTCATAATACAGGAGAGACCGGAGGAGGTTCCCCCAGGGCAAATTCCCAGACAACTCGAGGCAGTATTTGAGGACGATCTTGTGGACTCAGCTAGACCAGGGGATAGGGTAAGATTTACCGGAATTTTGACGATTAAGCAGGACTCCTTCTTAAGAAAGGGTAGCAGATCGATCTTCGACATCTACTTGAAAGTAATGAGCGTAGAAATATCCCAGAAAGTCCTTGATGAAGTGGAAATAACTGATGAAGATAAAAAGAAAATCCAGGATATGGCTAAACACCCTTGGGTGAGGGAGCAGATCATATCTTCCATAGCCCCTTCAATCTACAACCATTGGGAGATCAAGGAGGCGATAGCGCTGGCCCTCTTTGGAGGGGTATCTAGGATTATGGAAGATGGCACAAGAACAAGGGGAGACATTCACGTACTTATTATTGGCGATCCAGGTACCGCAAAGTCTCAAATTTTGCAGTTCGCAGCGAGGACCTCCCCACGATCAGTATACACTACTGGAAAGGGTGCAACAGCAGCAGGACTTACTGCCGCGGTAGTTAGGGAAAAGAATAGCGGAGACTATTACCTAGAAGCTGGAGCCCTAGTCCTAGCCGACGGCGGAGTGGCAGTAATAGACGAAATTGACAAGATGCGTGATGAAGACAGGGTAGCCATACACGAGGCAATGGAACAACAAACCGTATCCATAGCCAAGGCCGGGATACTTGCCAAACTCAACGCCAGAGCGACCATAATAGCTGCTGGAAATCCCAAGTTTGGAAGGTATATTCAAGAGAGGGGCGTGGCTGAGAATATAGACCTACCACCCACTATACTGTCCAGATTTGATTTAATTTTCATCCTAGTGGACAAACCTGGAACAGAGGATCAGAACCTCGCAAGTCACATACTGGACATGCACGGAGGTAAACAGCTTAGAAACTTCATATCTACGGAAGATTTGAAAAAATATATAGCGTTTGCTAGAAAATACATAAGCCCTAAGTTAAATAATGAGGCGAAGAAGCTTCTAGGGGACTTCTATGTCGAAATGAGGAAGAAAAGTAGCGAAAATCCCAACACGCCCATACTAATTACTCCAAGACAATTGGAGGCCCTTATTAGGATCACTGAAGCCTACGCTAGAATGGCCCTAAAGGAGGAAGCAGGGAAGGACGATGCCGAGAGAGCGATAAACATAATGAGGATATTCCTGGAGAGGGTCGGTATAGACGTTGAGTCTGGAACCCTAGACATTGATACCATAATGACGGGGAAACCCAAGAGCGCTAGAGAGAGAATGGTGAAGATAATCGAGATAATAGACCAGATTTCATCGGAGAAGGGATGCGCTAAGTTGAAGGATGTAATAAGAGAGTCGGAGAGAGAAGGGGTCGAAAGGGGGAGCGCTGAGAAGATCATAGGGGATATGAAGAAAAGTGGTCTAATTTACGAAGTTAGTTCTGAGTGTTATAAGAAAGTCACTTAG
- a CDS encoding DUF504 domain-containing protein encodes MIRDAINRVIWSGEDLKSFTIVVRDRVKVVAEIPFTDLEAVDRHYLYLKDGNVIPLHRVLEIRRNDETLWHRYSKKTT; translated from the coding sequence ATGATCAGAGACGCCATAAATAGGGTCATCTGGTCTGGTGAGGACTTAAAAAGTTTCACCATAGTGGTGAGAGATAGGGTTAAAGTTGTAGCCGAGATCCCCTTTACAGACCTAGAGGCTGTCGATAGACATTATCTTTACCTAAAGGATGGGAACGTAATTCCGCTCCACAGGGTTCTGGAGATAAGAAGGAACGACGAAACCTTATGGCATAGATATTCGAAGAAAACCACCTAA
- a CDS encoding CDP-2,3-bis-(O-geranylgeranyl)-sn-glycerol synthase, protein MYYIVSELLLGLIYYIPAFVANGSGPLVKNGTPIDFRRNFVDGRRILGDGKTFEGLLMAITYGTTVGVALSFFFGYPWILISFGEALGAMVGDMIGAFIKRRLNIPRGGRALGLDQLDFVLGSTLFGILTGLRVSLIQFLFVALIAFLAHVVSNAIAFRLKIKSVPW, encoded by the coding sequence ATGTATTACATCGTGAGTGAGTTACTGCTAGGACTGATCTATTACATACCAGCTTTCGTTGCCAATGGTTCAGGCCCACTGGTGAAGAACGGGACACCCATCGACTTCAGGAGAAATTTCGTGGATGGAAGAAGAATTTTAGGGGATGGCAAGACCTTCGAGGGCCTCTTAATGGCAATTACGTATGGCACTACCGTGGGAGTTGCATTATCCTTCTTCTTCGGATACCCCTGGATTTTAATATCCTTTGGGGAAGCATTGGGTGCAATGGTTGGGGACATGATAGGGGCTTTCATAAAGAGAAGATTAAACATACCAAGAGGTGGAAGGGCTCTCGGTTTGGATCAATTAGACTTTGTTTTAGGTTCTACACTATTTGGGATTCTCACAGGTCTGAGGGTTAGCCTGATTCAGTTTCTATTTGTAGCTCTAATAGCCTTTCTGGCCCACGTTGTAAGTAACGCAATTGCGTTTCGATTAAAAATAAAAAGCGTACCGTGGTAG
- a CDS encoding ATP-binding protein: MGYKHLSISSFLFQRGRFVSLFGMAGSGKTALSLQVLREVGRGIYLSTSGVSYEGRVRGKWDSLFVNVNSPFELFSAVVESPGKLPRIVVVDSVNRFFRMDRKHRPLLMTLNLLKSTPGKVLLTWDMSINNRVSGHKIMLYYSEDVFRTTGRYLIGNNVKCKFKIKSDGVEGCITS; the protein is encoded by the coding sequence GTGGGATATAAACATTTATCAATAAGCAGTTTCCTCTTTCAGAGGGGCCGTTTCGTTTCGCTCTTTGGGATGGCAGGTTCAGGGAAAACTGCTTTATCTCTCCAGGTACTGAGAGAGGTTGGGAGAGGGATATATCTGTCCACATCTGGGGTTAGTTATGAAGGTAGAGTTAGAGGGAAATGGGACTCGCTCTTTGTGAACGTAAACAGTCCGTTTGAACTTTTCAGCGCAGTGGTCGAGTCTCCGGGCAAACTACCAAGAATTGTAGTTGTAGATTCCGTAAACAGGTTCTTCAGGATGGACAGAAAGCATAGACCCCTTCTCATGACCCTCAACCTTTTGAAGTCAACCCCAGGAAAAGTCCTGTTGACCTGGGACATGTCCATTAACAATAGGGTCAGTGGACACAAGATTATGCTCTACTACTCTGAAGACGTCTTCAGGACTACAGGGAGATATTTAATCGGAAACAACGTAAAATGCAAATTCAAGATAAAATCAGACGGTGTGGAAGGATGTATTACATCGTGA
- a CDS encoding Clp1/GlmU family protein: MMVSRDQDLILRGPCKLRVLKGDVQILGLKSLEYEIKGPSTFTVHSEDRGEVEGDCKVVAKVKSLGWDGLAEVVAETGGRVLVIGGSDSGKTYLSKLIYNIAEGFSFVDLDVGQSSLFLPAFISKFGGGKLWLDNELNFTQAEFFGDISPSRYPQRHLDLSVKLAWDNNLIVDTDGWISKSGFKHKVKLIEILEPEYILVMDNELLNRMPEEYQDRIVLVRKVPLDLQKTREARIKNRQALYKRYFSKSSLVSVSLDGRRTGMRSPFCYPAHLLNGLLVGLLKEDKIVGAGLMRIAEDTKIMTPLESFDDYILGFVSITEEGNEIRL; the protein is encoded by the coding sequence ATGATGGTGAGCAGGGATCAAGATCTAATACTCAGAGGACCTTGTAAGTTAAGGGTATTAAAGGGAGACGTCCAGATCCTGGGATTGAAGAGCTTAGAGTACGAAATTAAAGGTCCCTCTACCTTCACAGTCCATTCGGAGGATCGGGGAGAGGTCGAGGGAGACTGTAAGGTGGTGGCAAAGGTGAAGTCGCTAGGTTGGGATGGTCTTGCTGAAGTTGTTGCCGAGACTGGAGGAAGAGTTTTAGTGATTGGAGGCTCAGATTCAGGCAAAACTTATCTCTCCAAACTAATATACAACATCGCTGAAGGTTTCTCATTTGTAGATTTGGATGTGGGACAATCTAGCCTGTTTCTCCCAGCATTTATCTCAAAATTTGGAGGAGGTAAATTATGGCTTGATAACGAATTGAACTTCACTCAGGCTGAGTTTTTTGGAGACATCTCTCCGTCTAGGTATCCACAGAGACATCTAGACCTGTCGGTTAAGTTAGCGTGGGATAATAACTTGATAGTGGACACTGATGGCTGGATAAGCAAGTCCGGGTTCAAGCACAAGGTCAAGCTGATTGAGATCCTGGAACCAGAATATATTCTGGTAATGGACAATGAGTTGTTGAACCGTATGCCTGAGGAATACCAGGACAGGATAGTTCTGGTAAGGAAGGTACCACTGGATCTGCAGAAGACACGGGAAGCTAGGATTAAAAATAGACAAGCCCTTTACAAAAGGTATTTCTCCAAGAGTTCGCTTGTTTCAGTCTCTCTCGACGGCAGGAGGACAGGTATGAGATCCCCCTTCTGTTACCCCGCACATTTGCTCAACGGACTTCTAGTTGGACTCTTAAAGGAAGATAAGATAGTTGGAGCAGGGCTGATGAGAATAGCTGAAGACACGAAGATAATGACACCCCTAGAGAGCTTTGATGACTACATTTTAGGTTTTGTCTCTATCACAGAAGAGGGCAATGAGATTAGATTGTGA